A stretch of Lysinibacillus agricola DNA encodes these proteins:
- a CDS encoding serine hydrolase domain-containing protein, translating into MNKIIVFVLTIFILFSGFATQSYALSDSKSAAIQALLDDARRISGVPGMSISILADDEVFYFSSGYADREKGLSASENTLYELASVSKAFTGMGIMLLEEQGLLSMTDPVQKYLPWFTLKYQGKPVDMQSLTLNNFLYHTSGLTNIRHTQNIPQGNTPDMLQKTVEMLVDAELAFPPGEQYNYGTVNYDVLGLVIEIVSRQSYEDFMREQVFQPLGLHQTYVYKEDAQATGQLAQGYRSSFFMTTPFKAPDYAGNKPAGYIISNTKDMARWMGIQMGIVQDIPEIFHTVIEKSHKGDMSVSAVNDMYYAAGWSVNTDQTIIEHTGGNPNFRTEVAILLNERTAVCLLSNGANTNINLVLKVKDILDGNLTQSYEISGTQLLDITLSSITIILCLLAVLLFLLGLRRRKTNERQPMTKKRIIVTIIFLIATIALGILCCALDWSTILIWQTYSVLTALISSALLTASITWFVYTHR; encoded by the coding sequence ATGAATAAGATTATTGTTTTTGTATTAACGATATTTATATTATTCTCAGGATTCGCAACACAAAGTTATGCGTTGTCAGATTCGAAATCTGCGGCAATTCAAGCGTTGCTAGATGATGCCCGTCGTATATCAGGTGTGCCGGGAATGTCAATCTCAATACTTGCTGATGATGAAGTGTTCTACTTTTCTTCAGGGTATGCAGACCGTGAAAAGGGGTTGTCTGCAAGTGAAAATACACTCTATGAGTTAGCCTCGGTCAGTAAAGCTTTTACCGGTATGGGTATTATGCTGTTGGAAGAGCAAGGGCTGCTCTCAATGACTGACCCTGTCCAAAAATATTTACCTTGGTTTACGTTAAAGTATCAAGGGAAACCTGTTGATATGCAAAGCCTTACACTAAATAACTTTCTTTACCATACCAGTGGTCTAACAAATATTAGGCATACTCAAAATATTCCTCAAGGCAATACACCGGATATGTTGCAAAAGACTGTGGAAATGCTCGTGGATGCTGAATTGGCGTTCCCTCCCGGTGAACAGTATAACTATGGAACTGTTAATTATGACGTATTGGGTTTGGTTATTGAGATTGTGTCGCGACAAAGCTATGAAGACTTTATGAGGGAACAGGTATTTCAGCCATTAGGTCTTCACCAGACGTATGTTTATAAAGAAGATGCTCAAGCCACTGGACAGTTGGCGCAGGGCTACCGTTCTTCCTTTTTTATGACAACTCCATTTAAAGCTCCGGATTATGCTGGGAATAAACCCGCAGGCTACATCATTTCTAATACAAAAGATATGGCGCGTTGGATGGGCATACAGATGGGTATCGTGCAGGACATACCCGAAATATTTCACACGGTTATCGAAAAATCACATAAGGGTGATATGTCTGTTTCGGCTGTCAACGATATGTATTATGCGGCAGGTTGGTCGGTAAACACCGACCAAACGATTATAGAACACACTGGGGGCAATCCAAATTTCAGAACCGAAGTAGCCATACTGCTAAATGAACGAACAGCTGTCTGCTTGCTGAGCAACGGTGCAAATACCAATATAAACCTGGTACTAAAAGTTAAAGATATATTAGACGGCAATCTAACTCAGTCATATGAAATAAGCGGCACACAGCTTTTGGATATCACTTTGTCGTCTATCACAATTATTCTTTGCCTATTGGCCGTTTTGTTATTTCTCTTAGGATTACGCAGAAGGAAAACGAATGAGCGGCAGCCAATGACAAAAAAGAGAATAATCGTAACAATTATTTTCCTGATCGCTACGATTGCCCTGGGTATACTGTGCTGTGCTTTAGATTGGTCAACGATACTTATTTGGCAAACATATAGTGTTCTTACAGCTTTGATTTCGTCAGCATTATTAACAGCAAGCATTACATGGTTTGTATACACTCACCGATAA
- a CDS encoding ABC transporter ATP-binding protein, which translates to MIKVRNLKKEFIQGQERTQVLKGFDLNVEEGEFVAVMGPSGSGKSTLLQLLGGLDVPTEGDIVINQSNLSNMTEKERTIFRRKYIGFIFQNYQLLPTLSVEENIAFPLHADGSLTKKKNQIIIELLDSVGLKGLGRKRANLLSGGQQQRVAIARALVNNPSVLLADEPTGNLDRGKAEEILGLISRFNRENNQTIIMVTHDIFAAGFADRIILFKDGVIDQVISRKDDDYAKYVANFLA; encoded by the coding sequence ATGATTAAAGTTAGAAATTTGAAAAAGGAATTTATACAGGGGCAAGAAAGAACTCAAGTCTTGAAGGGTTTTGATTTGAACGTTGAAGAAGGCGAATTTGTGGCTGTAATGGGCCCAAGTGGTTCTGGAAAGAGCACATTACTACAACTTTTAGGGGGTCTTGATGTCCCTACTGAAGGAGATATAGTAATAAATCAAAGTAATTTAAGTAATATGACGGAAAAAGAAAGAACGATATTTCGTAGAAAGTATATCGGTTTTATTTTTCAGAATTACCAGCTACTCCCTACATTAAGTGTAGAAGAAAATATAGCTTTCCCTCTTCATGCAGATGGTAGTTTAACTAAAAAGAAGAACCAAATTATTATAGAACTACTTGATTCTGTCGGATTGAAAGGACTTGGTCGGAAACGTGCTAATTTGCTGAGTGGCGGTCAACAACAACGAGTTGCTATAGCCAGGGCGTTAGTTAATAACCCTTCTGTTCTATTAGCCGATGAACCAACAGGAAATTTAGATAGAGGTAAAGCCGAAGAAATACTCGGATTAATATCAAGATTCAATCGAGAGAATAATCAAACAATCATCATGGTAACGCATGATATTTTCGCAGCTGGGTTTGCTGATCGAATTATTCTTTTTAAGGATGGTGTTATTGATCAAGTGATTTCTAGAAAGGATGATGATTATGCTAAATATGTGGCGAATTTCTTGGCGTAA
- a CDS encoding ABC transporter permease, giving the protein MLNMWRISWRNITQNKKRFFISLLGIILGIAFVTSMLIADKTTNDVFDYYEEMYVANADYWVLSDEHTYSEDVVSSVLTSPIVTETMLALDKQAFFELEGDQSLNQRSVRITGVNDQSSSLLKLPVIEGSLDNEGLVIPKAVANLLNKNVGDTIRFTDLGEAKVSAIVEYTQLLASPSNWERAESTSFRIMAPLELLQEWTGMEDKLSYVRFQTTEEGEKLFQSLQEEFRNSNVYVQPVVADDRQSNDIGGLYTFFYLIAGLSMFISGFIVFNMIYTSVMERKKEFAIMKSFGYLQSSVSRLILIEVLLLGLIGTAVGVPMGIWLGDMFMQTLLSVFEFDMVYTLNWKIPALIAVVVGILFPVVSSLFPIYNAGKTSVLLTLKMANQTQSSRSLYIVRAVLGVGLLAFVFINHPISYLAILVSTILLFPLLLLGVSRIFKPILKLIFGYSGSLATQTLTKQLNRNANTAAILAVGIAVILLLSAVIESAPEGYENEIGNTYGGDLRVSSEAPWSNQDIEKLLSYDAVVNVDPLTEAKPITWVTTDGEKRQFSIFAVDEEGPTLFESSNKDNLYYELAKEPSVILGERAFDEWGGNIGEYIYINTPSGKQQLEVLDVVKTSNYSGYVAFMNENHLNNKFGWANHFDILLTLNDGYTGEQLRNELWLDFSTHLSKVETVEDEIKSTTSALTGMNELILIMLVLIIGLASIGTANTLLMNTLERTTEIGTMRALGFTKQQVKKMIIGEGLLIGLSGVIGGIISGVVLLYTTSQSELLGGFISFQLPLGNIILALIAGVSLSLLASWISSTTASKINIISSLKEG; this is encoded by the coding sequence ATGCTAAATATGTGGCGAATTTCTTGGCGTAATATAACACAAAATAAAAAAAGGTTTTTCATTTCCCTACTTGGGATAATCTTAGGTATAGCTTTTGTAACATCTATGCTTATTGCAGACAAAACAACAAATGATGTTTTCGATTATTATGAAGAAATGTATGTGGCAAATGCGGATTATTGGGTTCTAAGCGATGAACATACTTACTCTGAGGATGTGGTTTCGTCAGTTTTAACTAGCCCAATTGTGACGGAAACCATGCTTGCACTTGATAAACAAGCCTTTTTTGAGCTGGAGGGTGATCAATCTTTAAATCAAAGATCCGTCCGAATTACAGGCGTGAATGATCAAAGCAGTTCTTTACTGAAACTTCCTGTTATCGAAGGGAGTTTGGATAATGAAGGTTTGGTGATACCAAAAGCTGTTGCAAATCTGTTAAATAAAAACGTAGGAGATACAATTAGGTTTACCGATTTGGGAGAAGCTAAGGTTTCCGCCATTGTTGAATATACGCAGTTGCTTGCAAGTCCGAGTAACTGGGAGCGTGCTGAATCAACCAGCTTCCGAATCATGGCTCCACTTGAATTGCTACAAGAATGGACTGGTATGGAGGACAAACTTTCCTATGTAAGATTTCAAACAACTGAAGAAGGAGAGAAACTTTTTCAATCTCTCCAGGAAGAATTTCGTAATTCAAATGTATATGTACAACCAGTTGTCGCGGATGATCGGCAAAGTAACGATATCGGGGGACTATATACGTTCTTTTACTTAATTGCTGGGTTATCTATGTTTATTAGCGGATTCATTGTTTTTAATATGATTTATACAAGTGTTATGGAGCGAAAAAAGGAATTTGCAATCATGAAAAGTTTCGGATATCTACAAAGTTCTGTTTCCAGACTTATTCTTATTGAAGTACTACTGTTGGGGCTAATAGGTACAGCTGTTGGGGTGCCTATGGGAATTTGGCTTGGGGATATGTTCATGCAAACTTTACTAAGCGTATTTGAATTTGACATGGTTTACACATTAAATTGGAAAATACCTGCATTAATAGCTGTAGTAGTTGGAATTTTATTTCCTGTTGTATCTTCATTATTTCCTATTTACAATGCGGGGAAAACCTCTGTGTTATTGACATTAAAAATGGCAAATCAAACCCAATCATCGAGAAGCCTGTACATAGTTAGGGCAGTTCTAGGTGTTGGCTTGCTTGCTTTTGTATTTATCAATCATCCCATCTCTTATTTAGCGATTTTAGTAAGCACCATTTTGTTGTTTCCATTATTGTTACTTGGTGTGAGCAGGATATTTAAACCTATTTTAAAATTAATCTTCGGCTACTCTGGTAGTCTGGCAACGCAAACCCTTACAAAACAATTAAATCGAAATGCTAATACTGCTGCTATTCTTGCTGTGGGGATTGCAGTGATACTATTACTAAGTGCTGTTATTGAATCCGCACCTGAAGGTTATGAAAATGAAATCGGGAATACGTATGGAGGAGACCTGAGAGTTTCATCAGAAGCACCTTGGTCTAATCAGGATATAGAAAAGTTACTATCGTATGATGCTGTTGTAAATGTTGATCCTTTAACGGAAGCTAAGCCAATTACATGGGTAACCACTGATGGGGAGAAGAGACAGTTTTCCATTTTTGCTGTAGATGAAGAAGGCCCCACCTTATTTGAAAGTTCTAATAAAGACAATTTATATTATGAACTGGCAAAGGAACCTTCTGTTATCCTCGGCGAAAGAGCTTTTGATGAATGGGGTGGAAATATAGGAGAATATATTTACATTAATACACCCTCAGGTAAACAACAACTTGAAGTCCTTGATGTAGTGAAAACATCGAATTACTCAGGCTATGTTGCATTTATGAATGAGAATCATTTAAATAATAAATTTGGTTGGGCGAATCATTTCGACATATTATTAACTTTAAATGACGGATATACTGGTGAACAATTACGTAATGAGTTATGGTTGGATTTCAGCACTCATCTCTCAAAAGTAGAAACAGTAGAAGATGAAATTAAATCAACTACTTCAGCATTAACCGGTATGAATGAGTTGATTTTAATCATGTTAGTTTTAATCATTGGACTAGCTAGTATCGGTACAGCAAACACTTTATTAATGAATACGTTGGAACGCACCACCGAGATAGGGACAATGCGAGCGCTTGGTTTTACGAAACAGCAAGTTAAAAAGATGATCATTGGAGAAGGTTTACTTATAGGATTGTCGGGGGTTATTGGTGGTATAATTTCGGGTGTAGTTTTACTTTATACAACTAGCCAATCCGAACTATTGGGAGGGTTTATATCTTTTCAATTACCTTTAGGGAATATTATTCTGGCACTGATTGCTGGTGTTTCTCTAAGTCTCCTTGCTTCTTGGATTTCCAGTACTACAGCTAGTAAAATAAATATTATATCATCACTCAAAGAAGGTTAA
- a CDS encoding PadR family transcriptional regulator translates to MSVKYGILTLLFLQKNHGYELKLELESHLGVKGKINPGQIYTTLDRLIRDQLVLSVGMDDQERKLYEITTEGKKELENWLLEPVPYHSTKEDFHFKWSCARKIDFEQEKKMLDQQKAMIMKDVMELTKFKTEFLLQGDENRYLLINGTLLHLEADLNWINQVENRNRP, encoded by the coding sequence ATGTCGGTTAAGTACGGAATATTAACACTGCTATTTTTACAAAAAAATCATGGGTATGAATTAAAACTAGAGCTAGAATCCCATCTGGGAGTTAAAGGAAAAATTAATCCTGGTCAAATTTATACGACTCTAGACCGTCTAATACGTGATCAACTTGTCTTATCTGTAGGAATGGATGACCAAGAAAGAAAACTTTATGAAATCACTACGGAAGGTAAAAAAGAGTTGGAAAATTGGTTACTGGAACCTGTACCCTATCATTCTACTAAAGAAGACTTTCATTTTAAATGGAGCTGTGCTCGTAAGATTGATTTCGAACAAGAAAAGAAAATGCTTGATCAACAAAAAGCGATGATAATGAAAGATGTCATGGAATTGACTAAATTTAAAACGGAATTTCTTCTTCAAGGTGACGAGAATAGGTATTTATTAATCAATGGTACCCTCTTGCATTTAGAAGCAGATTTAAACTGGATAAATCAAGTTGAAAATCGAAATAGACCATAA
- the topB gene encoding type IA DNA topoisomerase, whose translation MGYVCILAEKPSQARAYADAFKIKQKEKTFIELEPCSTFPNGAVITWAVGHLVELKEPKEYQKEWEKWSLGSLPIIPQKFEDKVVSKMYSQFNAVKKIFSDPQVTMIYNCCDSEREGSNIFYSLLKMTKVKKPVKRLWINSLEVEEIRKGFNNMQSNERDLLMYQEAKTRQISDWLVGMNCSRLYTLLLQKKGFKGSISIGRVQSPTVYLIYKRQQEIEHFKPEKFYEIEGIFKAQNGVYKGKAKLKTKERTEAVQLLQQHGVEPMDTGLITSVTNKKKRIAPPKLHALSTLQATANKRWKYSPSHVLKLTQSLYEKKLVSYPRTDSQLITHNEFAYLNESLAKYQQLVGKSFNTINRGNNKRYVDSANVGEHYAIIPTKKVPTEKALQSMNVDERNIYFEIVNTTLAMFHQDYEYDEKTIITNVKNIEFKTVGKTELVKGWKELFSSGKELQEREESLPVVFQDEMVQSKVSILEGTTTPPKSYTEGQLITMMKTCGKSVEDEEEIEVLKSIEGIGTEATRSGIIETIKKHGFIEVRKNIVSITPKGELLCRAIEGTLLSSPSMTAKWEIYLNKIGRGEGSAKHFIESIGKFVNQLIAEVPKQIESLTIEAEQFKPATVKDIVTCPTCKVGKIGLRKSFYGCSNYKNGCKQTFPGRLLGKKLTEKNINDLCKIGKTAVVKGFKSKNGKQFNASLRLVEGKIEFEFNEK comes from the coding sequence ATGGGATACGTATGTATTTTGGCAGAGAAACCATCTCAAGCAAGAGCTTATGCAGACGCATTTAAAATAAAACAAAAAGAGAAAACATTTATTGAACTGGAACCTTGTTCTACTTTTCCTAATGGTGCAGTAATTACCTGGGCAGTTGGTCATCTTGTTGAATTAAAGGAACCAAAAGAATATCAAAAGGAATGGGAGAAATGGTCGCTTGGATCATTACCTATCATTCCACAAAAATTTGAAGATAAAGTTGTCTCTAAAATGTATTCACAATTTAATGCTGTCAAAAAAATCTTTAGTGATCCGCAAGTAACAATGATTTATAATTGTTGCGATAGTGAACGTGAGGGTTCAAATATCTTCTACTCACTTTTAAAAATGACGAAAGTAAAAAAGCCTGTTAAACGATTATGGATCAATTCATTAGAGGTTGAGGAAATTCGAAAAGGTTTTAATAATATGCAAAGTAATGAGCGTGATTTGCTTATGTACCAAGAAGCAAAAACACGTCAAATTAGCGATTGGTTAGTAGGTATGAACTGTAGTCGCCTATATACGCTACTTTTACAAAAAAAAGGCTTTAAGGGTAGTATCTCTATCGGTCGTGTGCAATCGCCAACCGTATATTTAATTTATAAAAGACAACAGGAAATTGAACATTTCAAGCCTGAAAAATTTTATGAAATTGAAGGAATTTTTAAAGCACAAAATGGTGTATATAAAGGGAAGGCAAAGTTAAAAACAAAAGAGCGGACCGAGGCTGTGCAATTATTGCAACAACATGGGGTTGAACCGATGGATACAGGTCTAATTACGAGTGTAACAAATAAAAAGAAGCGTATTGCACCACCCAAACTACATGCGTTATCAACATTACAAGCCACCGCGAATAAACGTTGGAAATACAGTCCGTCGCATGTGTTGAAACTTACGCAATCACTTTATGAGAAAAAGCTCGTTTCTTACCCACGTACCGATTCACAGCTCATTACACATAATGAGTTTGCTTATTTAAATGAATCATTGGCAAAATATCAGCAGCTCGTGGGAAAGTCATTTAATACGATAAATCGAGGGAATAACAAACGCTACGTCGACAGTGCCAACGTTGGGGAGCACTATGCTATTATTCCAACGAAAAAAGTGCCGACAGAAAAAGCGTTACAATCAATGAATGTTGATGAACGAAATATTTATTTCGAAATAGTCAATACGACACTCGCCATGTTTCACCAAGATTATGAATACGATGAAAAAACGATTATAACAAATGTCAAAAATATAGAGTTTAAAACGGTAGGGAAAACAGAACTTGTAAAAGGTTGGAAAGAATTGTTTTCAAGTGGAAAAGAGTTACAGGAGCGTGAAGAGTCGTTACCTGTCGTTTTCCAAGATGAGATGGTACAAAGTAAGGTTTCTATTCTAGAAGGCACGACAACGCCTCCTAAGTCTTATACAGAAGGGCAACTCATTACGATGATGAAAACATGTGGTAAATCAGTTGAGGATGAAGAGGAAATCGAGGTGCTGAAATCGATTGAAGGTATTGGTACAGAAGCAACTCGGAGTGGCATTATAGAGACGATTAAAAAGCATGGATTTATTGAGGTACGAAAAAACATAGTGAGCATTACGCCTAAAGGGGAGCTTTTATGTCGGGCAATTGAAGGGACATTACTTTCAAGTCCATCTATGACTGCGAAATGGGAAATTTACTTAAATAAAATTGGTCGTGGTGAAGGCTCTGCAAAACATTTTATTGAAAGCATAGGCAAGTTTGTTAATCAATTAATAGCGGAAGTGCCTAAACAGATAGAGTCACTTACAATTGAAGCTGAGCAGTTTAAACCAGCTACTGTGAAAGATATTGTGACGTGTCCAACATGTAAAGTAGGAAAGATAGGTTTGCGTAAAAGTTTTTACGGTTGTTCGAATTATAAAAATGGATGTAAGCAAACGTTCCCAGGAAGGCTATTAGGAAAAAAACTAACTGAAAAGAACATTAATGATTTATGTAAGATTGGTAAAACAGCTGTAGTTAAAGGGTTTAAATCAAAGAATGGTAAACAATTTAATGCGTCACTCCGTTTGGTAGAAGGAAAAATTGAATTTGAGTTTAATGAAAAATAA